One stretch of Labrenzia sp. CE80 DNA includes these proteins:
- the gltX gene encoding glutamate--tRNA ligase, which produces MANQIVTRFAPSPTGFLHIGGARTALFNWLFAKHNGGKMLLRIEDTDRARSTQDAVDAILDGLTWLGLDWEGDPISQVGRVDRHREVVDALVASGKAYRCYATPEELTEMREKARAEGRPPRYDGRWRDRNASEAPEGVAPAIRLKAPQEGETVVDDLVQGRVTFPNKDLDDLVLMRSDGTPTYMLAVVVDDHDMGVTHIIRGDDHLTNAARQSLIFQAMGWTVPAMSHIPLIHGPDGAKLSKRHGATGAEAYRSLGYLPQAMRNYLARLGWSHGDEEIMSTEDMIKWFGMDAIGKSPSRFDFKKLENLNGHYMRSTDDAELLGHWKACLAHSEGGDVVLAWMAEDKNEATALAALPGLKERAKTLVELSESASYLWRQRPLDCDEKANKILDEGARAILADLTDLLSGVSEWAAEPLEVAVKAYAEEKELKLGKVAQPLRAALTGRGTSPGIYDVLVALGREESIARVSDQAS; this is translated from the coding sequence ATGGCCAATCAGATCGTCACGCGTTTCGCTCCCTCCCCGACCGGTTTCCTTCATATCGGCGGTGCCCGCACAGCCCTATTCAACTGGCTGTTTGCCAAGCACAACGGCGGCAAGATGCTTCTGCGCATCGAGGACACTGACCGCGCGCGCTCAACCCAAGACGCCGTTGATGCCATCCTCGACGGGCTGACATGGCTTGGTCTCGACTGGGAAGGCGATCCGATCTCCCAGGTGGGCCGCGTCGACAGACACCGGGAAGTGGTCGATGCGTTGGTTGCATCCGGCAAGGCGTATCGCTGCTACGCCACTCCCGAAGAACTGACCGAGATGCGTGAAAAGGCGCGCGCTGAAGGCCGTCCGCCCCGCTATGACGGCCGCTGGCGCGACCGGAATGCCTCGGAGGCCCCTGAAGGCGTTGCACCGGCCATCCGGCTGAAAGCGCCCCAGGAAGGCGAGACCGTGGTCGACGATCTGGTCCAGGGCCGTGTCACCTTCCCGAATAAGGACCTGGACGATCTGGTCCTGATGCGCTCCGACGGCACCCCGACCTATATGCTTGCTGTCGTTGTGGATGACCATGATATGGGCGTCACCCACATCATCCGCGGCGATGACCACCTGACCAACGCCGCCCGCCAGAGCCTGATTTTCCAAGCCATGGGCTGGACTGTGCCTGCCATGTCGCACATCCCGCTGATTCACGGACCGGATGGCGCGAAACTGTCCAAGCGCCACGGAGCGACCGGTGCGGAAGCCTATCGTTCCTTGGGCTACCTTCCGCAGGCAATGCGTAATTACCTTGCGCGCCTTGGGTGGAGCCACGGCGATGAGGAAATCATGTCGACCGAAGACATGATTAAGTGGTTCGGCATGGATGCCATCGGCAAATCGCCATCACGCTTCGACTTCAAGAAGCTAGAAAACCTCAATGGCCATTATATGCGCAGCACGGATGATGCCGAGCTGCTCGGCCATTGGAAAGCCTGCCTTGCGCATTCGGAGGGCGGCGATGTCGTCCTGGCCTGGATGGCGGAGGACAAGAACGAGGCGACGGCACTTGCAGCCCTGCCCGGCCTGAAGGAACGGGCCAAGACCCTCGTGGAACTGTCCGAAAGCGCCAGCTACCTTTGGCGGCAGCGGCCGCTGGATTGCGACGAGAAAGCCAACAAGATTCTCGATGAAGGCGCGCGCGCGATTCTGGCTGACCTAACCGATCTGCTCTCGGGCGTTTCCGAGTGGGCAGCTGAACCTCTCGAGGTCGCGGTCAAGGCTTATGCCGAAGAAAAGGAACTCAAACTGGGCAAGGTCGCGCAGCCTCTGCGCGCAGCACTCACAGGTCGCGGCACGTCTCCCGGAATTTATGATGTTCTCGTTGCACTCGGCAGGGAAGAATCCATCGCTCGCGTTAGCGATCAGGCAAGCTAA